A single Mercenaria mercenaria strain notata chromosome 9, MADL_Memer_1, whole genome shotgun sequence DNA region contains:
- the LOC123535016 gene encoding putative nuclease HARBI1, which yields MAALLHLYNCQGRRNDRLFRERIGLDQLRDFEVMSRYRLDRVSIEALIGLLADDLMKPTRRSCSISAEIQVLVTLRYLAKGSFYSEVADLHGVSRSSVCHAVESVVTAINDKLDTIRFPLESLNCTKYSFYNKCGLPNVIGAIDGTLIPIQAPAENEAAYVCRKGFHAINMQAVVDSNMRFLDIVARWPGSQHDSFIFNNCGLKDVLESADLGYLLGDSGYPLRSYLMTPILNPSSVAEVNFNNHHSSGRSVVEKAFGVLKSRFR from the exons ATGGCCGCATTGTTGCATTTGTACAATTGCCAAGGAAGGAGAAATGATAGACTGTTCCGTGAAAGGATAGGATTGGATCAGTTAAGAGATTTTGAGGTGATGTCTAGATACCGGTTAGACAGAGTGTCGATCGAAGCTTTGATAGGGCTACTCGCTGACGACTTGATGAAACCTACACGGAGATCGTGTTCAATAAGTGCAGAAATTCAG gttCTTGTTACACTGAGATACCTGGCTAAAGGTAGCTTCTACTCGGAGGTAGCAGACCTTCATGGTGTAAGCAGGAGTAGTGTCTGCCATGCAGTCGAGTCAGTTGTCACAGCTATTAATGACAAATTAGACACCATAAG ATTTCCCTTGGAAAGTCTGAATTGTACAAAGTACAGTTTCTACAACAAATGCGGGTTGCCAAATGTCATAGGAGCAATTGACGGAACACTTATTCCTATACAG GCCCCAGCAGAAAATGAGGCAGCATATGTTTGTAGGAAGGGGTTTCATGCCATAAATATGCAAGCTGTTGTTGACAGTAATATGAG atttctggATATTGTTGCAAGGTGGCCTGGATCTCAACATGATTCTTTCATCTTCAACAATTGTGGATTGAAG GATGTTTTGGAGTCTGCTGATTTAGGATATCTCCTTGGAGACAGTGGTTATCCACTCAGGAGTTATCTTATGACACCAATCTTAAATCCTTCATCAGTCGCTGAAGTAAACTTTAACAATCATCACAGTTCTGGTCGTTCTGTTGTAGAAAAGGCTTTTGGGGTTCTTAAATCCAGATTCaggtaa